The genome window GGAGGACTTTCTGGGTCGTGGAATCTTCAATTCAGATGGGGATTTGTGGAAGATTCAGAGAAAAACTGCTGTCCATGAATTTACTACAAATTCACTTCGGAATTTTGTTATGGAGAATGTTAAGGTCGAGATTTCGACCAGATTGGTTCCGATTTTCGCAAAAGCAGGGGAAACAGGACAAGTTTTGGATTTGCAGGATATGTTGGAGAGATTTGCGTTTGACAACATATGTAAACTTGCTTTCAATGTCGATCCGGCTTGTCTTGGAGGGGATGGAACTGCCGGTGGTGAATTCATGCGTGCTTTTGAAGATGCTGCCATGCTTAGTTCAGGGAGGTTCATGTATGTATTTCCATTACTGTACAAATTCAAGAAATTTTTCAATCTGGGTTCTGAGAGAACACTGAGGAATTCAATCAGGATCGTCCATGAATTCGCCGATGAGATCATACGGTCCAGGATGGAGGAACGAAGTGAGAAGAAAGATGAAGACTTGCTCTCCCGGTTCGTTGTGAGCAATGAAAACTCGCCCAACTTTCTCCGAGATATCATCATAAGTTTCATTCTTGCCGGCCGAGACACGACGTCGTCTGCTCTGAGCTGGTTCTTTTGGCTACTCGCCTCAAATAAGGATGTTGAGGAAAAAATATGGAATGAATTAGAGATGATTCGGGAGCGATACGGGAAAAATATCGGCGATACTTATAGTTTCGACGAGCTCCGAGACATGCAATATTTGCACGCTGCAATATCGGAATCAATGAGGTTGTACCCACCTGTACCGGTCGATTCCAAAGCGTGCCTAAACGACGATATACTACCAGGCGGTATGGTTGTCGGGAAGGGTTGGTTTGTTTCGTATAGTGCATACTCGATGGGGAGGATGGAGAGCATCTGGGGGAAGGACTGCCGCGTGTACCGCCCAGAGAGGTGGTTGGAGAACGGGATGTATCGGCAGGACAGCTCGTTTCGGTATCCGGTATTTCATGCCGGTCCAAGAATATGCTTGGGGAAAGACTTGGCTTATATTCAGATGAAGTCGATTGCAGCGTCGATCATTGAACGGTTTGAAATGGACGTTCAAGATAAGGACAAGTGTCCGGAACATTTGCTATCTTTGACTCTTAGGATGAAGGGTGGGTTGCATGTGAGGGTGAAGGAAAGATTTGTGGCTACGGCTAATTATTAATAATTGATGTGTTATTATCGACATtatgttttatatatttttaatgaatttaaataacttgtaaaataaattatgtagatagctaataaatatttttaaattaggAGAATATATTTATAAGAAGCAGTCAACAGATAGGTGATGCCAAAAAAATGGGTAAAATCCACTGGGTTTTAACTGGGGGCAGCCGTTCTATTAAACATCAGTTCAGATACATTAGCTTATaagcttaaaaaaattaaaaaaaaaattatgtaattTTATTTGATCTTTTAAATTGGACGTGTAAGATAAGGACAAGTGTCGCGAGATCTTGTTATCATTGACTGTCAGGATGGATGAAGGGTGGATTGAAGTTCAAGGCCAAAGAAAGATTTGTGGGCAGGCCTAATTGATGTTTTCTATATCGACCCATTGGGCCGAATGCATTTCTAGTTTGTGTTTTTAGCCATGCCAATAATATATTTGAGATATAAATAATGGAGGGAATGAAGAATTGCAAGGAATTGGAGGCATCAAAAACCCTATAACAAATTAATCTTCTAAATGCATTCAAAGAGATTTCATTTCACTGGTGCATAATAACATTATTAGATTTTCCAAATAGAAGTACAATAACCCTGGTGACCCGAGGTTTGGATTTGACCTAACTATTACAAAGTAACAAGCTGAGTTAGGATTCCCtcggatattaaaaaaaaaaaaaaagaagagtgcAATAACCTATTCACTCTCTCTATTAATTGCAAGCTCCACATCTCCATTTCTATTAGCATCACTCAATCTCTTATGAGGAATCttatcttcttcatcatcttgttCTTCCTTGATGGTAATCTCTTCTATGGGCTTGTAAGTATAAAACCAAGCACATATCACATAATACACTAAATTTATAACTTGAATACCACTCACAAGCAAGAAATAGTACTCCAATCTTCCCCTATTGAGATTCCAATCAGGCAACCAATTGTTCTCACTTCCTGTATACTTGTGCACCAGAGAAACCAGTAGCGTACCAATGTAGTTCCCCATCGAAATCGCCATCCAATACAGCGCTGCCGCGGTGCTTCTCATGCTTTCCGGTGACTGGTCATAGAGAAACTCCAAGTGCCCAACAGACATGAACACTTCAGCCACTCCATGGAGGCAAAATTGAGGCATTAACCAGAACACACTGATTGGTATCACAGCTTGCGGGTCATCCAACAAGTTGTGTTCTGCTGCAACGGCTTTTCGTTTGATCTCAATGAGAGCTGAAACAACGGTAGCAATGATGTTAACCATGAATCCAATTCCCATCCTTTGTAGGCAAGAAATGCCTGATGGGTTTCCAGTGAATCGACGAGCAAAGGGAACGAAAAGGCGTTCATAGAGCGCGAGACCAATGAGCATGGTTAGGATGCCAAATATGGATAAACTGGCTGGTGGGATTTGGAAAGAGTGGGATAAGTGACGATCCATTGTTCGAGCTTGTTGGATGACAAAGCTGTATTGATGTGATCCTGCTGTGACAAGCAGGATTCCTGCTGCCCAAATAGGCAGCATGCGGACTATCGATTTTAGCTCCTCCACTCTGTGGACTGTTGCTAGCTTCCATAGATTAGGTGGGTTTGTACCTATTGCTTCAGATTCTGTTACTATTGCAGCTTTGTCCAGCCATCTGCATACAAAGACAAGCCAAATCCATTGCAAGCTCTTAAGTTGGGCTCTAGCTAAACCAGCGCTTAAATAACAAACAGTGCAAATGGTTCGGTTTATATAGAATAAAGAAGAAGTTGAGGAATGCTATTGCTTACTTGAATTGATTGGTGTGTAGGAGTCTTCCATGAACAGAAATGGCAGCATCAAGTTCTCTATTTTCATACAGGAGCTTTGAGTCCTCTGGCACCACAGATTTCCTCTTCTTCACAGCAGCAACAATCACTTGAGCCAGTCTAACTAATGGACTCCCTCCTGGCTTCAATTTATTATACAGAGGAGCACCAAATACAAATGCTAAAATAGACAAAGCAAAGACAATGGTAGGAATACCAAGACCCCAGCCCCAACCAACGTTGTCTTGTATATAGACCACAACGGTTAAGGCAGTGAGAGTTGACAATCCCATACAGAAGTAGTACCAATTGAAGAAGTTCCAGCTTCTAGATTGAACACTTGATTTGGACATGTCGATTTGGTCGGCAGCGAAGGTGACAACATTAGGCCTAATTCCACCAGTGCCAAGAGAGGTGAGGAGGAGGGAGATGTATAGGAACCATAGTTGGGTTGATGAGGCTTCCTTGCAGTTCACTTGAGTTGGACATGGTGGTGGACGAAGATGTGGTAGTACTGCTGATAAAGTCATACTAACAAGTCCCTGTGACAAACATATACAGATTAATTAACCAAGTTATACAGTCAATTTCAATTCTTTGAAAtaaagggggagagagagagagaccagtTCATAGATGACTGAACCAACAGTGATGGTCCAAAACCTGCCAGCATAAGAGTCAGCAATGAGTGCACCAATTAGAGGTGTGACGCTGATGGTTCCACCGAAGTTGGTTAGAGTGTTGGAGGCCTTCACTAAAGGCAAGTTGAGCTGCTGTGTTAGGTATGTTATCATGTTGGCATAAAACCCAGTTGTTGCAAATCTGTCACATACTTCATTTGCTGTccattaacacaaataaaacaagtaTTAATTTAGGTAATTAATTTCATAATCACATACCTTTGTAAACCTGGCCCACATATGCATACATCATATGTATGCTTCAAAATGAGAAACATGATTAATGAGACTGCTACATCCAGCGTAGTTTAGCATCTTAAATTACAAGCAATTCATCATTGAAAGAAATAACTATTTTATTATGCTTCCATGGAGTAAGTATTAGGTATATCAGTTAGTTTATAGTTAACCAAGgactattttgtttttttttttagtaacgtGGAACTCATCCCGCTGCCCACCAAACAACTAGCTAGTAAACCCCAGACCACATGGAAGACCCTGCAACCCCCATGGACCAGTTGAGACCTAGACCCAACTCTGGAGATAACACATGGTGGCATTCAAACACGCTGGGCTGAGCAAGAGCTCATCTCACAAATTGTGATAATGAAACACTCATCCCGCTTGCGCTAAGAGTTATCATGGTCAAATTCACCATCTTAGCCAACGACCCGtcattcaattttgttttttccttgtcAACATCAAATacattgtcatttttttttatgagtaaaattcaatgtcatttaaTGGTATCTACTCTCAAAATGATATGGTAGGAGTGAAAAGCCAGGAaggcaataaaaaaataattggaaaaaaaaactattaattGATAGTAACTAGTAAGTAGTACCATgcctttttcacgtttttgaattTCATGCACAAACAATTATTCACATATATAGTAGCAAAAGATTTCATATAGACCGACTACTGTGTCTGTGAGAGAgacaataaaaaattttatgaatATATTTCACAAACATGCTTTGGGAGAATTCTACATCAGTGACTTCATAGTTCATAAGCAGACTCAACTTGTGAAGGAaagattataaaagaaaacacaCCGAGGATAAAGGGCATTGTTTTGATCCCTCCAAGcagccttttcttcttcttcttgtcatcATGCTCTCTGTTTTTCTCCTCTCCATTTTCAGCCATGCTCCTGTTGCCTAACTCCATATGTGCATTGCCTGCTAGAATAATGCAAGATCtagtagtgtatatatattatgggCCAATTGCAGTTAGGACAAATGAGGCACATTAtgagtgagtgtgtgtgtgtgtgagagagagagagagagagtttgggAGGAATGGGGCCCATCTAAATTGTGTCACTGGCAAGTGATGCAGTATCTTATGTCATAACTATGTACCTTATTCTAATTGTGGTTGTCTTTGTAGCAGTAAATAGTTTTGGTTCCTAGCTGGCTACTAGTAAGTGGAAATGGAGAGGACAAGGAAATCACAGCATATCAAATTTGACATGTTTGTCAGTTAATTTGACGGTAGTTTTTTTACCATAACATTCTGCATTTGAAAACCATAAGAGGAATCTTGAGAAAAATTCAGAAGGAAAATGACAAATACCATTACTGACAATCCCATCAACAAGATGGGGTGGGATTCTGGACAGGTCATCATGGTCCTCAATCTTGAGTCTCTGTCGGAGTCGTGAGATTGTGAATCTGCTTGTTCTGGATGTGTTATGCATGGCAGCAGTGCCTGATTGCAAGAAAATCTAGAAAGAGAGAAACTCTTTTGCTTCAGAAAATGAATTTTGAGCAGCGAACACAACTTACTCTCCTCATGTAGATGAGTATAAGGAGTGCAAATTTCAGATTATCCTGTCCACATTTCATCACACACATAGATATCACAATCTGAGAAGCAATCAGgtaattttcagttttgatacaAACACTAAAATATGACATCCAAGTTTAACATAATAACAAGCATTTTGTATCATTAATAACAAAAGTATCTCTAAGTTTTGATTTACAAACTGAAAAAACAACATATGTTTATGTTTAAACGTGTTTAACATGTTACGGAACTAATCCTACACTTAACATGCGAAGTAGAAGACGTGAAATGcgattaatatatacatataccctTACATAAGCAATACTTCAATTCATCAACCACGTCTCTATGTTGTGCTCAGAATCACCACCACACAATATTTAACGTTCAGTATGAGACCAGCCATCGTAGAATAACAAATCAGCACATCTCCTAACGTAGCAggagcaaaaaaaaagaatcattttCAGGTTAAGATAATGGGTATGATGGTAATGCAAGAGCTGAGAGTCATTACCTTGTTGTCTGTGTGAGTCTAATTTTAGTCCATCTTGATAATGACCCAATGGACCAATTGCAACGCTATTttattgcaattttgaacttcatctGGAAACTGCAATGACACTTCGTGGAGAGGCAATAATCTGCAGCAACCAAGACACTGAAGAATAGTGACAGAGTAGTTACGCAGATTCACAGATTGCAAGAGTGACGCACCATCTTACGTTAACCCAAATAGAAATCAAACATCTTTGGCAGCAGTTCATGCTAGAATACAAAATCCATATAATCAGAAGATCTGTACCAGAAAGAGGTGCTTGCAAAAGGTGAAAGTGCCAACTTCTTCATGGAGTCCGTGACACATTGGTGCCTTGACTACCAGTCCCACATACTTTCCGACTATTATTCAAAGTAGGGACCAAAGGTGGGATAAGTTGGGTCTGTGATCCTGACTTCATAGTAAAGTAATCGTATGGTTCAAATTGATGTAGTAATCAAATTTGTGACTTTCACCTTCCCAGGAAAAACGAAGCTTCTGCTGCCATGGAAGTTCCATAAGAGATGGGATTAACACAAGACTGGTAAATCATGAAGCCGTAATCAGATTCATTTCTCCAAGTACAGTTTAGAAGGAACTGTTATCTGCTAGAACTGCAAGTTTCAGTTCATCTAGAAGTAAAAGAGCTGCTCAAATTTAGACAATTACACAAGTGAGTTGGAATTTCACCTAGTTTAAAGATGTTAAAAATGCAGTTACTGACATGACTACAAGTGAATCACATCCTAATTATGTAGATCAAGGTCAATCAGGTTCagttcaagttcaagttcaagttcaacTTGAGTCAGGTTTGAGTTGACCCTGAAAATACAGATGAACTAGAGAATAGATTTCCAACTCAAATTCGACAAGTAATATTCAGTTCCAAATTAGAACCAAAATCAATAATGTTATATAAATAAGTATGTTAAACGAGCCAAGAATTCAAACTCTGATTCGACCTCATACTTCAAATAAGGCAAACAAGATCAATACAATTGAACTTCACAGAGATTTAGCAGAGCCAAGCCAGGATATGAAAAACCTCAACCAAGGTCTAACACCTTTACCTGAGGTGTCAACATTAGTATGTAAAGGTAATCAGTGGTAATTTTCTGATAATTCAACAAATGATCTTAAAATGCAACTGTAATTTTGGAAATCGTACTGCCATTTGTTTTGGCAGACTTAGTTGAGATATACATAATAACCTACACTATTGGAAGGTCACGGATGCAACAAATATTTCCTATATTTCCAGTCATCCGGTGACTGTTTTGTGCACTTCCTTTCATCGGGCAATTAGATTCCCATCTTATCAGTTTAGTGCCTGCATAAGGAGCAACTTTCACGAAACTTGAGTTGGAGTAAAAAGTTCTAGCATGAAACTCAAAGAATTTTTCTTGTGAAAGGAAAATCAGAAATTCTAAACAAGATATCATCTACTCTATCCAAGACTTTATGACAATATATGTAAGACCATGAAAATAAATTCTTTCATgcttttttatcttttaaaacTAGAAGTGCCACATATCAAAAGTTGACTTCAGCATAAACTCCAGGGTTAAATATCAGAGCTAATGTTTGGAAAAACTGATATAAATGTTCATAATATTTTACTCGAGTTATCATCAGTATATGTGACATGAGTAGGTAGGCTAGAATTACACAAGAAACAAGTTCATTTAATTTCATGAGTTCTACTAACAATATTGTTCTCAAAACACAAACCTATGAAATTCACAGGAAAAGTTTACCTCATCATTGAAATTGAAgcacttaaaaaataaaatgagaaaCCAGATAATTGAAGCCTGCTTCTTAAGAGACAAGAATTGTGGAGTACTGGAGTGTTAATTCTTATCGCACTGAATAAGCTAAATGATGgtggaaaaaagagagaaatgtacCAGCTCCTGATAGCTCTATTGAAAAGAAAATCTCTCACCAGCACTATAGATTTTGCTTGAAATCTAACATCTTTAGATCAGTCTCCCTAGCCATCAATAAGAATAGAATGGGAGCAGCATGTCAATGAAGGTAGCAAATTGATCCATTGGTATCCCATCTGACACTAAAATGGAACATAAGCAGAAAACAGTCTATTGAGTACACTCCAGTTACTTAACATAAGACTTAAGTTCTAAACCTTATATGTCCATAAATATATGTATCGAAATGGCAATATATACCTAACTTCCATATTGATGAGAGCAAAACCAAGTTAACGAGGCTGTTGAACTTATACCAACCAATCTCAGTATAGCATGTGATCCATATAGCGCAGAACACATATACAGGCAGAGAATTCAGGGAAAAAATCAGTATCTGGCAAcacaaaaagagaagacaaCTGGGGcaaattcacgtgtttttgcaGTCTCACAAGACGGGATAATCTGATCTCTTTTTTTATAAAACTATCAGCCATAAACCTCTGAAGGTACTGTTGTTGCTGTTTTTTTcctagaagaaaaaaagaattttattgatGATGGCGCCAAGGGGATGCCTCCCAGTAACAACAAGCATTAAGTAGAGGACATGACTTTGACCAATATACCTTACCACGTTGGCTATGGTTAAAAGTCTTCCACAAGTTATTTCATCACAAACAAGTGAATTAGGCTTCCAAACTCATATCCAAGCACATAGAATGAGCATAAAGGTCCCTCACTGTATGTCTGTACCTAAACCTGAACACTACAAGCATGCCAATGAAGAAATGCACAGAAAGGCGAATTCTATGGAATCCCTGCAGTGAAAATAATTGCGATGATGAACAATACCTTCGTTGTAAATTCCAACATCACTATTCAGAAACAAGCAATTAAAACACAAGAATGACCTACCAATGCGAGGGATAACCACAGCAGATGGCATAAAAATTGCACCCAACATGGGACAGCCCCTTAACTGCAAGTTCCTACACGTCCAAGTACATATTTCTAAAACCAAAGCAGATATTTGCGGCCAAATGAATCAGTTAAACAAATCAATCGACAAAAACTAACGAGCTTCAAGAGGATTTagttgcaagaaacttgaagaaGCAGAATGAATCTAACAGCATGCTTCTAGAGTaatatgaaaacataaattccaAGAAGAAGCAATGCGCCCTTTTCCACTGGTACAGTAACCACAGGTCCACAGGACCGTAGTTTGAAAGGTAGGAAAAGTGAATGAAATCCATGGAACATAGTAGAATCATGTTTACATGGAGAAATCATGAGAATCAAGTGGTTCTAGGCGATAGCACTGGACTatcttttttcaaaatcaacaatCGAACATGCACTGTGGAAGTGAGAGATTCAATTAATAAGAAGATAAATATCAATTGCATTGAAAAGGCATGAATGGAAAATTTTATCATAAGAATTCAATCagtaacaaaaataatgaataaaaTTCATGCTAGACATTGAAAAGAACGAAAAATAAGAGTATATAAAAGAAATTGCTACTACACTAATATGGCAGTCAATCTTTAACCCCTTTGCAGTTGAAGTCTTCAGTCTTATATTAAGAAGGTGCAACTACTACTATGGAACACCTAATGCTAAAAACCTTCTCAGTTAGCATCCTTCAGTCTTTTCTTTAGCATATCCATCGATTTCTTCCGAGCATTTTGCTTCGTATTTCTGCTTGAAAGGCTCCCGAAGATACTATCAGGAGAATCCTTGAATTTCTCGCAGATGCTAGCCACCTTCTTATGATCCAAGGCATTATAGTTCTTCCCTCTTATTACAGGATTCATGAAGTTTTCTGGCTGGCTGCTAGACAAAAGGTTTATCAACTGTCGTGCCTCTATCAAGCAGCTTCTAAAACTGCCTTCCTTGTAAATCTCACTTAAGCCAGTGCTGAGAAACCTATCATCAGCAAATGTTTCCAATGTCTTCAAATCACTGTTGATAGTCATGACCGCATTAGCATTGAACCTCTTAACACTATCACTAAGAAAAGCTTCCACAATAGAATTGGAGATATGCTCCAGAGCCCCACTCCCAACCTTGTATAAAGCATCCAAGGGCAGAATTTGCTGTGCAGTTGATAATATGGTGTCAAGGTAAATAACCACCTCATTTATATACTCATTTGCGTGTTGAGACATCTCCTCAGATATCCAATTGATATTTTCTGTGAGTGCCATAAACTCATCTAACTTGTTGTTCACCAAATTCAACAGAGACATATAAGCGGCATCCCTTGAAGTTTTTAAGACCACCTTGGCTGCTAAACTAGCTTGAGGCCTCTCAACTGATCGGACTGGGATTCCACAAAGTTGTGCTGCATGCCGAAGAAAAAAATCACATGCTCTTTCAAGAACTGATATATTAGCAGCAATCTGCATAGCTTGAGAAACACCAATTGTACCACCATGAATTGTATTAAGGATGGCTTCATTTAGTACGTCAATTAAGAGCTTGTCCAAATACTTTCTCACAACGTCGTAAAAATTGGCACGCACCCCATAAGACAAGTAATCAACAGACCCTTTGATGAAGGATCTAACAACGCGGCAGGCATCAGGAACCATAGAGGAAAATGGAGCAATGTATGGGAAGGCCGGCATTATATCAGAGGACTGGAGATAAAATAACAGAACATTACTCTCATAATCAGTGTCCTTTTTCATTACCATCTGCTCATAGGTGTCTTGTGCAATGATATTAAGAATTTGCAGTCGACATTCTTCCAAAAGAAGCTCATGGTATTTGTCTCGGCTATTGTCAAGGGCCTCAAGAACTGGCCCCACTTCATACCCATATTGTCTAAGAGTTGCCCCAAGAAGAGTCACATAATCCTTAACCAGGAGAAGATGGGTGGCAGAATCCATATGAGAGAACTGTCCCTCCAACACTGATGTCATTTTAGCGACAGCCGTTTCCCACATTGTCTCGAGCTGATCAGCTGACAATAGCCCCCCAGCAGTTCTAAGGACCCGATCCTCAACTATGAAGTAGCCTGCAATTTGAGCCAAAAACGTCTGATAAGATTCAACAAACGGTTGTCCTGAAGCGATCTGTAAATCTGATTTGAGCTGCAATAGCCGGTTTTTATAGTAATATTCACGGAACTGCTCTTGGAGTCCAAGGCAAGCATGGATGTGGTACGCTCGATAAAGAGGAGTAAGATCAAACTTCAAAAGAGAATCATCATCAATTTCTTCAACGTCTAAAGTGTACGCAAAATCCCCCAACCCCAAAACATTCTGTTCTTCCGCTTGCCTCTGCCATTCCAGCATCTCTTCGTCTCTCTGACGAGCTGATGCAGCATGACCAATTGCAGTTTGTCCAATACCCTTCGCGGAACTTCTTATATGAACTAGCCATTCATTAAATTGACTGGTTACTTTCTTCTCGATATGCGATTTTATTattggaattttcttttctatGACCATATTGACTGCCCTGAGGGGGATATTTTGCAGATAATTTTTCTCTATCAGATCCACAATTTTCAATGCAGGATAAAACTGGCCTTCAGAAATGTGATTGTTACACTTAGCACAAAGTTCCAACACTTGCACACAAATCTTGGACATCTTTATAGCTTCAGTCACATTCTTTTTGATCGAGTAAGATTCTAGAAGCTCTTCGAGTTTGATAAGAAGAGCACTCCCAACTTCTTGCAACCTGAAGTTGTCACTCGCAAGCTCACCTTTAAGCTCCTCAGCATCAACCAACACGCCCCGAAGCTCGTCTACTGCGAGAATGAATTCTTCGTAATGGGTCTTGCATAGCTCCTCAATTTCAACTTCCTTCTTCTTAACAACATTCTTAAGCTGGTGAAGGAGGGCTTCTGGCCTCCCCATTTCAAATGCATGCCTCACAAGAGGACCCACATCATCACCATTACCAATCAAAGTTGCAAGGACTAAGTCTTCCCCTGTATCCCCATTCTCCATGACAGTTCTCCTTTTCGTTTTTCCATCCATTACTTCAGTCTAAACTCTGTAACACccaaacatacaaaatatctaTAAGTAAACATAAATCAAAGAACCTCATGCATCTATCTTCACCAAACAATATAAACACAACAGAAGAGGGCATATTTAGAACCCTTTTTCATTCAAGATATTTTCATAATTCTGGATAAGAAGACAAGAAAGAAACCATTGTAACAAACATGAAAATGGATCTAACTACAATAACAACGATATTCAAGACTGGTTAACAAAAACGAAATACAAGGGTTTGGAAGACGAAAGCATTGCAATTGGAAATTAAAACGGTCAGAATTCGAAAAATTTTAAcagaaaattaaaaggaaagaCAGAAATACACTCGAATAAACATTAGATCAACTATCaaatataaa of Tripterygium wilfordii isolate XIE 37 chromosome 13, ASM1340144v1, whole genome shotgun sequence contains these proteins:
- the LOC120012405 gene encoding protein NRT1/ PTR FAMILY 3.1-like isoform X1: MHNTSRTSRFTISRLRQRLKIEDHDDLSRIPPHLVDGIVSNAGNAHMELGNRSMAENGEEKNREHDDKKKKKRLLGGIKTMPFILANEVCDRFATTGFYANMITYLTQQLNLPLVKASNTLTNFGGTISVTPLIGALIADSYAGRFWTITVGSVIYELGLVSMTLSAVLPHLRPPPCPTQVNCKEASSTQLWFLYISLLLTSLGTGGIRPNVVTFAADQIDMSKSSVQSRSWNFFNWYYFCMGLSTLTALTVVVYIQDNVGWGWGLGIPTIVFALSILAFVFGAPLYNKLKPGGSPLVRLAQVIVAAVKKRKSVVPEDSKLLYENRELDAAISVHGRLLHTNQFKWLDKAAIVTESEAIGTNPPNLWKLATVHRVEELKSIVRMLPIWAAGILLVTAGSHQYSFVIQQARTMDRHLSHSFQIPPASLSIFGILTMLIGLALYERLFVPFARRFTGNPSGISCLQRMGIGFMVNIIATVVSALIEIKRKAVAAEHNLLDDPQAVIPISVFWLMPQFCLHGVAEVFMSVGHLEFLYDQSPESMRSTAAALYWMAISMGNYIGTLLVSLVHKYTGSENNWLPDWNLNRGRLEYYFLLVSGIQVINLVYYVICAWFYTYKPIEEITIKEEQDDEEDKIPHKRLSDANRNGDVELAINRESE
- the LOC120012405 gene encoding protein NRT1/ PTR FAMILY 3.1-like isoform X2 → MHNTSRTSRFTISRLRQRLKIEDHDDLSRIPPHLVDGIVSNGNAHMELGNRSMAENGEEKNREHDDKKKKKRLLGGIKTMPFILANEVCDRFATTGFYANMITYLTQQLNLPLVKASNTLTNFGGTISVTPLIGALIADSYAGRFWTITVGSVIYELGLVSMTLSAVLPHLRPPPCPTQVNCKEASSTQLWFLYISLLLTSLGTGGIRPNVVTFAADQIDMSKSSVQSRSWNFFNWYYFCMGLSTLTALTVVVYIQDNVGWGWGLGIPTIVFALSILAFVFGAPLYNKLKPGGSPLVRLAQVIVAAVKKRKSVVPEDSKLLYENRELDAAISVHGRLLHTNQFKWLDKAAIVTESEAIGTNPPNLWKLATVHRVEELKSIVRMLPIWAAGILLVTAGSHQYSFVIQQARTMDRHLSHSFQIPPASLSIFGILTMLIGLALYERLFVPFARRFTGNPSGISCLQRMGIGFMVNIIATVVSALIEIKRKAVAAEHNLLDDPQAVIPISVFWLMPQFCLHGVAEVFMSVGHLEFLYDQSPESMRSTAAALYWMAISMGNYIGTLLVSLVHKYTGSENNWLPDWNLNRGRLEYYFLLVSGIQVINLVYYVICAWFYTYKPIEEITIKEEQDDEEDKIPHKRLSDANRNGDVELAINRESE
- the LOC120011904 gene encoding cytochrome P450 94A1-like → MELLFYFLSFLLLFVLSLYLISTSRSKATPKTGFKNYPIVGVLPEFVRNRFRYLDWTTEVLIDCPNNTAFFKRPGKVHGVITASPAVVEHFLKTQFENYPKGDRFIMLLEDFLGRGIFNSDGDLWKIQRKTAVHEFTTNSLRNFVMENVKVEISTRLVPIFAKAGETGQVLDLQDMLERFAFDNICKLAFNVDPACLGGDGTAGGEFMRAFEDAAMLSSGRFMYVFPLLYKFKKFFNLGSERTLRNSIRIVHEFADEIIRSRMEERSEKKDEDLLSRFVVSNENSPNFLRDIIISFILAGRDTTSSALSWFFWLLASNKDVEEKIWNELEMIRERYGKNIGDTYSFDELRDMQYLHAAISESMRLYPPVPVDSKACLNDDILPGGMVVGKGWFVSYSAYSMGRMESIWGKDCRVYRPERWLENGMYRQDSSFRYPVFHAGPRICLGKDLAYIQMKSIAASIIERFEMDVQDKDKCPEHLLSLTLRMKGGLHVRVKERFVATANY
- the LOC120012404 gene encoding exocyst complex component SEC15A-like gives rise to the protein MDGKTKRRTVMENGDTGEDLVLATLIGNGDDVGPLVRHAFEMGRPEALLHQLKNVVKKKEVEIEELCKTHYEEFILAVDELRGVLVDAEELKGELASDNFRLQEVGSALLIKLEELLESYSIKKNVTEAIKMSKICVQVLELCAKCNNHISEGQFYPALKIVDLIEKNYLQNIPLRAVNMVIEKKIPIIKSHIEKKVTSQFNEWLVHIRSSAKGIGQTAIGHAASARQRDEEMLEWQRQAEEQNVLGLGDFAYTLDVEEIDDDSLLKFDLTPLYRAYHIHACLGLQEQFREYYYKNRLLQLKSDLQIASGQPFVESYQTFLAQIAGYFIVEDRVLRTAGGLLSADQLETMWETAVAKMTSVLEGQFSHMDSATHLLLVKDYVTLLGATLRQYGYEVGPVLEALDNSRDKYHELLLEECRLQILNIIAQDTYEQMVMKKDTDYESNVLLFYLQSSDIMPAFPYIAPFSSMVPDACRVVRSFIKGSVDYLSYGVRANFYDVVRKYLDKLLIDVLNEAILNTIHGGTIGVSQAMQIAANISVLERACDFFLRHAAQLCGIPVRSVERPQASLAAKVVLKTSRDAAYMSLLNLVNNKLDEFMALTENINWISEEMSQHANEYINEVVIYLDTILSTAQQILPLDALYKVGSGALEHISNSIVEAFLSDSVKRFNANAVMTINSDLKTLETFADDRFLSTGLSEIYKEGSFRSCLIEARQLINLLSSSQPENFMNPVIRGKNYNALDHKKVASICEKFKDSPDSIFGSLSSRNTKQNARKKSMDMLKKRLKDAN